One window of Sphingobacteriales bacterium genomic DNA carries:
- a CDS encoding DUF3352 domain-containing protein, with protein MKKFLMLIFLALCGYLGYLYINLEPEAAPIDLYTLIPSNAIYITEMEQPVDKWQQFSKGKIWKYLKTNEYLAEVNKSVVNLEQVLYGKETLLNRILSDNLLISAHITETGRDYDYLYLINLNSIGRLKQALPSLIKVMETGGYKIGKEPYGELIIYKMTDETGATLSFCLKNNALLASYHLPLLKKAIDTTPEKSVSANPDFNYIKQLTDNRGISNFYLQYRTVDDWVACYASTMSPPLKEAINMLNFSGLNVKVGDETMEFKGKSLLNPDSKSYLKAITKVGKAPIQAHNVLPSNTSFYLSLCFDDFGDFRNALGEMAGENDDDKGIIGEFIEKELSKEMPEWIDQEIALAMVPNGVNDTKQTYVAVIPTGNNKEKVAEKLESILQTLDQLNPLSIFQNDKKKTHNGVRIIKLPGAKMLRKLGGGLLKDFEKPYLALIDQYLVLCDSEDLMKKIIDDYQSGNSLPETEGYKAFFNSFERQSNVYMYVQSKEIYPFMSAKLKGSKKKSLEENKTYFLSFPHIGLQMLPENNIYQTYLQASFTEFEEQ; from the coding sequence ATGAAAAAATTTCTGATGCTCATTTTTCTCGCATTGTGCGGATATTTAGGCTATTTGTATATAAACCTCGAGCCGGAAGCCGCCCCCATTGATTTATACACTCTAATTCCGTCAAATGCCATTTACATCACCGAAATGGAACAGCCTGTTGATAAATGGCAACAGTTCAGCAAAGGCAAGATCTGGAAGTACTTAAAAACCAACGAGTATTTGGCAGAAGTGAATAAGTCGGTTGTCAATCTGGAGCAGGTATTGTATGGAAAAGAAACCCTGCTCAACCGGATACTATCAGACAATCTCCTGATTTCGGCACATATCACCGAAACCGGCAGGGATTATGACTATTTGTACCTGATTAACCTCAACAGCATCGGGCGATTGAAACAAGCCCTGCCTTCGCTGATAAAGGTGATGGAAACCGGTGGCTATAAGATAGGTAAAGAACCCTACGGCGAACTGATTATTTACAAAATGACCGATGAAACCGGTGCAACCCTGAGTTTTTGCCTAAAAAACAATGCCCTGTTAGCCTCTTATCATTTGCCTCTGCTCAAAAAAGCCATAGACACGACACCGGAAAAGTCCGTATCAGCCAATCCTGATTTTAATTACATCAAACAATTGACCGATAACCGCGGAATTTCAAACTTCTACCTCCAGTACCGCACTGTGGACGATTGGGTGGCTTGTTATGCCTCGACCATGTCACCCCCGTTAAAAGAAGCGATAAACATGCTCAATTTTTCGGGGTTAAATGTGAAGGTTGGCGACGAAACGATGGAGTTCAAGGGTAAATCGCTGTTAAATCCTGACAGCAAATCGTATTTAAAGGCAATCACCAAAGTCGGAAAAGCCCCTATTCAGGCGCACAATGTTTTGCCTTCAAATACTTCGTTCTATCTCAGTCTTTGTTTCGACGATTTCGGCGATTTTAGAAATGCCCTCGGTGAAATGGCAGGAGAAAATGACGACGATAAGGGAATAATAGGGGAGTTTATAGAAAAAGAACTCAGTAAGGAGATGCCGGAATGGATAGATCAGGAAATAGCATTGGCAATGGTGCCAAATGGGGTAAACGATACCAAGCAGACCTATGTAGCGGTAATTCCAACGGGCAACAACAAAGAGAAAGTAGCCGAAAAATTAGAAAGCATTTTACAAACATTAGACCAGTTAAACCCCCTGAGCATCTTTCAGAACGACAAAAAGAAAACACATAACGGGGTTCGAATTATCAAACTACCCGGTGCTAAAATGCTCCGAAAACTTGGAGGAGGTTTGCTCAAAGACTTTGAAAAACCCTACTTAGCCCTGATAGACCAATACCTTGTACTATGCGACAGCGAAGATTTGATGAAAAAAATCATTGACGACTATCAATCCGGCAATTCACTGCCCGAAACCGAAGGATACAAAGCTTTCTTCAACAGTTTTGAACGGCAGTCAAACGTTTATATGTACGTACAAAGCAAAGAGATATATCCGTTTATGAGTGCCAAGTTAAAAGGCAGCAAGAAAAAAAGTCTGGAAGAAAACAAAACCTATTTTCTAAGTTTTCCTCATATAGGACTGCAAATGCTGCCCGAAAACAATATCTATCAAACCTATCTCCAAGCCTCATTTACCGAATTTGAAGAACAGTGA
- a CDS encoding ChaN family lipoprotein: MYQTPFRLFTFLLICLTIPFLSMSNKSAYQVFTGNGDVSSYEHLLKEAMRADVILFGELHNNPICHWLQLELTQDLHQTKGDLLILGAEMFESDNQLLVDEYLKDMISKKSFEDEARLWKNYTTDYKPLLEFAKTNKLPFVATNIPRRYASAVFSGGMETLNRLSAEAKTYIAPLPIEIDLTLPGYQAMLNMGGHGAENSENMPKAQAVKDATMAYFIGKKWNKGKQFIHYHGTYHSNNYEGIVWYLKKQNPEIKILTIASVEQNNIQQLEEDHQKLADFILCIPSNMTKTH, encoded by the coding sequence ATGTATCAAACTCCATTCAGACTTTTTACTTTTCTCCTTATTTGTTTGACTATTCCGTTTTTGTCCATGAGCAACAAATCCGCCTATCAGGTATTTACCGGTAATGGAGACGTATCCTCCTATGAACATTTGCTCAAAGAAGCTATGCGAGCCGATGTGATTTTGTTTGGTGAGCTGCATAATAATCCAATCTGCCATTGGCTGCAATTAGAGCTTACCCAAGACCTTCACCAAACAAAAGGGGATCTTTTGATTCTTGGGGCTGAAATGTTTGAATCGGACAACCAATTGCTGGTTGATGAGTATTTGAAAGATATGATCAGCAAAAAAAGCTTTGAGGATGAAGCGAGATTATGGAAAAACTATACAACGGACTACAAGCCATTGCTGGAATTTGCCAAAACGAACAAGTTGCCATTTGTTGCAACCAATATACCCCGAAGATATGCCTCTGCTGTATTTTCAGGCGGGATGGAAACATTAAACCGGTTAAGTGCTGAGGCAAAAACCTATATTGCCCCACTTCCAATCGAAATTGATTTAACGCTTCCCGGTTATCAGGCAATGTTGAATATGGGCGGACACGGTGCTGAAAACTCGGAAAACATGCCTAAAGCACAAGCGGTTAAAGATGCTACGATGGCTTATTTTATCGGAAAAAAGTGGAATAAGGGTAAACAATTTATTCATTATCACGGAACCTATCACTCTAATAATTATGAGGGTATTGTCTGGTATCTGAAAAAGCAAAATCCGGAAATCAAAATACTAACTATTGCGAGTGTTGAGCAAAACAATATTCAGCAATTGGAGGAGGATCATCAGAAACTTGCAGATTTCATTCTCTGCATTCCCTCCAATATGACCAAAACTCATTAA
- a CDS encoding 1-acyl-sn-glycerol-3-phosphate acyltransferase — translation MIIFRILYNIWSVFLFCLLVLIAIVVALLTAPLNERGRLRYLLRFCQFGIKTWAFLTGVKINIINSHFVDPEKEYVFVANHIANGDVIIMTAAIKNIFTAIGKKEVENIPFMGYLFKRVCVLVDRKDPEDRKKSVEEVKKRAKHGLSVTLFPEGTFTDEATVPLLPFHSGAFRIAVDLQLPIVPMVLINVRSLLTNNKLPVHPCTITCIYTEPIDITGLTHDDVPELKEKVFKRIEQMVIEHEPLFQHLKTPQLVQQD, via the coding sequence ATGATTATTTTTCGCATTCTGTACAATATCTGGTCGGTATTCCTTTTTTGTCTGTTAGTTTTGATTGCAATCGTGGTTGCGTTACTGACAGCCCCTTTAAACGAGAGAGGACGACTACGCTATTTACTCCGTTTTTGTCAGTTTGGCATTAAAACATGGGCTTTTCTGACCGGGGTAAAAATTAATATTATCAACAGTCATTTTGTGGATCCCGAAAAGGAGTATGTGTTTGTTGCCAACCATATCGCTAATGGTGATGTGATCATTATGACTGCTGCCATAAAAAATATTTTTACCGCAATTGGTAAAAAAGAAGTGGAAAACATTCCTTTTATGGGCTACCTGTTTAAAAGAGTATGTGTGTTGGTGGACAGAAAAGACCCTGAAGACCGCAAAAAAAGCGTGGAAGAAGTAAAAAAAAGGGCAAAACACGGATTGTCTGTAACCTTGTTTCCCGAAGGGACATTTACCGATGAAGCTACCGTGCCGCTTCTCCCCTTTCATTCCGGTGCTTTCAGAATTGCTGTTGACCTTCAACTTCCTATTGTTCCAATGGTATTGATCAATGTTCGAAGTTTGCTGACCAATAATAAATTGCCGGTTCATCCGTGTACCATCACCTGTATTTATACAGAGCCGATAGATATTACCGGGTTAACGCACGACGATGTGCCTGAACTCAAGGAAAAAGTTTTTAAAAGGATTGAACAAATGGTGATTGAACACGAGCCTTTGTTTCAACATTTAAAAACACCTCAGTTAGTTCAACAAGATTAA
- a CDS encoding dihydroorotate oxidase, translating to MVLPSLAALIGDIELDTCLYNASGARCTTAEELKAIAGSNAGAVLSKSCTSEYREGNPSPRYYETILGSINSMGLPNEGFRFYSDYAKQHKASSKKPYFVSVSGLSFEENVSIITQLSHETGIDAIELNLSCPNVPGKPQTGYDFEQVQRVLDAVCSISERPLGVKLPPYFDIIHFEQMADILKAYPLKFVTCINSIGNGLVIDAQTETVAIKPKNGYGGLGGDYVKPTALANVHQFYRLLPNQIQIIGCGGIKNGQDAFEHILCGASAVQIGTQFMREGTSCFMRIAQELQILMEAKGYKKLEDFKGKLKYI from the coding sequence ATGGTACTGCCATCTTTAGCCGCTTTGATTGGGGATATTGAATTGGATACTTGTTTGTACAATGCTTCAGGCGCAAGATGTACCACTGCCGAAGAACTCAAAGCTATTGCCGGAAGCAATGCCGGTGCGGTTTTATCAAAAAGCTGTACGTCTGAGTACAGAGAAGGAAACCCAAGCCCGCGATATTATGAAACAATTTTGGGCAGCATCAATTCGATGGGTTTGCCCAATGAAGGCTTTCGTTTTTATTCGGATTACGCAAAACAACACAAAGCATCCAGCAAAAAACCTTATTTTGTTTCAGTCTCCGGATTAAGTTTTGAGGAAAATGTATCCATCATTACTCAACTAAGCCATGAAACAGGAATTGATGCTATAGAACTAAACCTATCCTGCCCCAACGTTCCCGGAAAACCACAAACAGGCTATGATTTTGAGCAGGTTCAAAGAGTACTGGACGCAGTTTGTTCCATTTCAGAAAGGCCTTTAGGAGTTAAGCTGCCCCCTTATTTCGACATCATCCATTTTGAGCAAATGGCGGATATCTTAAAAGCATATCCGCTGAAATTTGTAACCTGTATCAACAGCATCGGAAATGGTTTAGTGATAGATGCCCAAACAGAAACAGTTGCAATTAAGCCTAAAAACGGCTATGGAGGATTGGGCGGAGATTATGTCAAACCAACCGCTTTGGCAAATGTTCATCAGTTTTACCGCTTACTGCCAAATCAAATACAAATCATAGGTTGCGGCGGCATTAAAAACGGTCAAGATGCTTTTGAACATATACTTTGCGGAGCATCTGCCGTTCAGATTGGCACCCAGTTTATGCGGGAAGGCACTTCCTGTTTTATGCGAATTGCTCAGGAATTGCAAATCCTGATGGAAGCAAAAGGATATAAAAAGCTGGAAGACTTTAAAGGAAAGTTAAAGTACATCTGA
- a CDS encoding NAD(P)-binding domain-containing protein yields MIEHQLSRICIIGAGPSGITAVKNLLQVGFKNLVCYEKNEDIGGNWIYSPQVSHSSVFETTHIISSKKLSEYIDFPMPDDYPDYPSHEQLLKYFRSYARHFGVYNYIQFNTEVVKAEPVNEKRQWEITLHDGSKELFDFLIVANGHHWNPRIPVYPGNYSGQFLHSHEFKNNQAFKGKRVLVIGGGNSACDVAVETSRVSAFTAISMRRGYYIVPKFMFGKPSDIVHSRFIKIPRWIRLPLLKFTHRIIVGDMTMYGLQKPKHNILGAHPTANSELLYMLRHGKIHPRPDIEYFDGLTVHFKDGKAEDFDCIIAATGFNITFPFFDKKLIDYSSNEVPLYKRVFHPEFRNLFFIGLVQPMGCIWPLSDAHSRLVANYIAGNYQMPENINKEIEKDLKRIRKRYSESHRHTIEVEYHEHLHELYREIPAKAPKWGEVINERID; encoded by the coding sequence ATGATTGAACATCAGCTTTCCAGAATTTGCATAATCGGTGCAGGACCTTCGGGAATTACTGCGGTTAAAAATCTGCTCCAAGTTGGGTTTAAAAACTTGGTTTGTTATGAAAAAAACGAGGATATAGGCGGCAACTGGATTTATTCACCCCAGGTCAGTCATTCCAGCGTTTTTGAAACAACCCATATCATCAGTTCTAAAAAACTGTCTGAATACATTGATTTTCCAATGCCGGATGACTATCCCGATTACCCGTCACACGAACAACTGTTGAAGTATTTTAGAAGTTATGCCCGACATTTTGGAGTGTACAACTATATTCAGTTTAATACGGAAGTCGTTAAAGCAGAGCCGGTCAATGAAAAACGCCAATGGGAAATCACCTTACATGACGGAAGCAAAGAATTGTTCGACTTTCTGATCGTAGCAAACGGACATCACTGGAATCCGCGAATTCCTGTTTATCCGGGTAATTATAGCGGACAGTTCCTACATTCTCACGAATTTAAAAACAATCAGGCTTTTAAAGGCAAAAGAGTCCTGGTAATAGGCGGCGGTAATTCTGCCTGTGATGTTGCGGTTGAAACTTCGAGAGTATCTGCCTTCACTGCTATCAGTATGCGAAGAGGATATTATATAGTACCAAAATTTATGTTCGGAAAACCATCAGACATTGTTCATTCGAGGTTTATTAAAATACCCAGATGGATAAGATTGCCATTATTAAAATTTACCCATCGGATAATTGTAGGAGATATGACGATGTATGGGCTTCAAAAACCCAAACACAATATTTTAGGAGCACATCCTACTGCCAATTCCGAATTGTTGTACATGCTAAGGCATGGAAAAATTCATCCTCGTCCGGATATAGAGTATTTTGACGGATTGACCGTGCATTTTAAAGATGGAAAAGCGGAAGATTTTGATTGTATTATTGCCGCTACCGGTTTCAATATTACGTTTCCCTTTTTCGATAAGAAGCTGATAGATTATTCTTCCAATGAAGTGCCATTATATAAACGGGTTTTTCATCCGGAGTTTCGAAACTTATTTTTTATCGGATTAGTACAACCAATGGGTTGTATATGGCCTTTATCGGATGCTCACTCCAGATTGGTTGCAAACTACATAGCAGGTAATTATCAAATGCCTGAAAACATCAACAAAGAAATAGAAAAAGACCTGAAAAGAATCAGAAAAAGATATTCAGAGTCCCATCGTCATACCATCGAAGTTGAATATCACGAACATTTACACGAACTTTACCGGGAAATTCCGGCAAAAGCTCCAAAATGGGGGGAGGTAATTAACGAACGGATTGATTAA
- a CDS encoding MFS transporter encodes MGKSISEVKTPVFIKLMYALGQMGWSLAAYGIANLLIYYYMPPQTENNTSVFPAYIYQGAVFGFGTIIGLLAFSGRLFDAITDPLIANWSDRATYRFGKRRLLMLLGFIPFALFSFLIFIPLTPFTSSANVVWLFITVMFLYLFMTIYVVPYSALISELGHSPDDRLTISSLLSVTFALGYGIGTQVFTFQHLLEKHFLLSHVEAFRWVIAGYAVLAAILMAIPVIFVNEAKYCVSKPTNESPYAAIRSLLNNRNFKFFAVSDLMYWLALTFIQMGIAYYVSVLLQLDVQYSSMVLTGMLGLSFVFYVPVNILARKWGKKQLMVLSFAWFTILYFMLAFLGKYPFHSVTQIVLLGIFGSIPIAIFSILPNAVVADMVEADAIETGGQKAAIFFAARSFMMKMGISLANLIFPSLLLMGNSIENPTGIRTTAVVAAFFCMLGALFFYRYDEDETLRQAKLYRSQTYASSIDGKH; translated from the coding sequence ATGGGCAAAAGTATTTCGGAGGTTAAAACCCCGGTGTTTATCAAGCTGATGTACGCATTAGGTCAAATGGGATGGTCTTTAGCGGCCTATGGCATCGCAAACCTGCTGATCTATTATTATATGCCTCCCCAGACAGAAAACAATACCTCAGTTTTTCCAGCCTATATCTATCAGGGCGCTGTTTTTGGTTTCGGCACAATTATCGGGTTGCTCGCATTTTCAGGGCGTTTGTTCGATGCCATTACCGACCCTTTAATTGCAAACTGGTCAGACAGGGCAACCTATCGTTTCGGCAAAAGACGTTTGTTGATGCTCCTTGGTTTTATTCCGTTTGCCTTGTTTTCTTTCCTGATTTTCATCCCGCTTACCCCTTTTACAAGTAGTGCTAACGTGGTTTGGCTGTTTATCACGGTCATGTTTTTATATCTGTTTATGACCATTTACGTGGTGCCATATTCAGCCTTAATCAGTGAACTTGGACATTCACCGGATGATAGACTAACCATAAGTTCTTTATTATCTGTAACTTTTGCTTTGGGTTATGGCATAGGAACACAGGTTTTTACATTTCAACATCTTTTAGAAAAGCATTTTCTGCTTTCTCATGTCGAAGCTTTCAGATGGGTAATTGCCGGTTATGCAGTTTTAGCGGCCATCTTAATGGCAATACCGGTAATCTTTGTCAATGAAGCAAAATACTGCGTTTCAAAACCAACCAACGAGTCACCTTATGCCGCTATTCGGTCTTTGTTAAACAACCGCAATTTCAAATTTTTCGCAGTTTCCGACCTGATGTACTGGCTTGCGCTCACCTTTATTCAAATGGGCATTGCCTACTATGTCAGTGTATTACTTCAGTTAGATGTTCAGTACAGTTCTATGGTTTTAACCGGTATGTTGGGATTGAGTTTCGTTTTTTATGTGCCGGTAAATATATTAGCCCGGAAATGGGGTAAAAAACAATTGATGGTGCTTTCATTCGCCTGGTTTACCATATTATATTTTATGCTGGCATTTTTGGGGAAATACCCTTTTCATTCCGTAACCCAGATTGTTTTATTGGGCATCTTTGGAAGTATTCCCATTGCCATATTCAGCATTTTACCAAACGCCGTGGTTGCCGACATGGTAGAGGCAGATGCCATTGAAACCGGGGGGCAAAAGGCGGCTATATTCTTTGCTGCCCGATCCTTTATGATGAAAATGGGAATTTCTTTGGCAAATTTAATTTTCCCTTCGCTTTTATTGATGGGCAACAGCATTGAAAATCCTACAGGAATCAGAACAACGGCAGTAGTGGCTGCTTTTTTTTGTATGTTGGGGGCTTTGTTTTTTTACCGGTATGATGAAGATGAAACCCTGCGCCAGGCAAAGTTATACAGAAGCCAAACTTATGCTTCATCCATTGACGGTAAACATTGA